From the Erpetoichthys calabaricus chromosome 12, fErpCal1.3, whole genome shotgun sequence genome, the window GGGGATGATGGCTTCCCATCAGGGATGGACTGAAAACCCTTACCTGGGTGGGAGGCCATTGTGATTAAAGAACCAGAGGAGACAACCTGGCAAGGCTACATGCTCATTCAAACAAGTGGATGCATCCCAGGGTGATGTTACCTTTATGGACACCctcaaggcatgctgggaactgtaatcCCATAGAGGTGTCTTGTCGGGTTCCATGGATGCCACTAGGCggtgctgcagggatctgtgatcTCTACTTTGTGGGGCATCTGCTTGACTgtgaagtgcttccaacaggctATACcccagcaccagaagtactcctgggcctaagataaaagaagccacttgacCTCGTCCAGGAGAGCTGGTGTCagatggaagaaggacaaagcttgcttggAGTGGAAggaggaggaaaagagagaagaagagagttgtgcttgtgtttattattacaaCAAAACCTATTTGTAAAGTATTTCATTATAATAAATTTTGTATGTGAACTGGGGACTTGTGTTTGTgaaattgtgtctgaggtttggggtacTACAAGATCCCCTattggtcactatatatatatattacatactacagggtggtccagatctaattatgcaactgtttgactgacaactgtctccctgccattttggaatgcagggcaggtgatgccatctatcggcaacaaaaagaattttaagtgaaatctctatgtgcagggacggtgctgtgaattctctgtgtaaaaaacttaataagttatagcataatgaaaattgcataattagatctggaccaccctatatacttataccttatactgtatatcttgtttAGTCGtgggtcctagggtgaccctattCCCCTATACTCTTTATTACATAGACTTGAGCAAAATTCTCCCTAATCCCTGTTTTAGTCCTCATATGTTACACTGTCTTTTATATCTATGACCTTAGGGAAcaagaagaggtgttggtgaggtagGGAACGCTTACCTTGTGgtatgaatgtggatcccaatgccccagtgcagtgacggggatgctgtgctgtaaaaaatggcactgtccttcagatgagatgtaaaaactgaagtcctgactctctgtggtcataaaatatccttgggtatccttcgtaaagagtagggtgcatcccgatgtcctggctaaattaaattgttattctggccccctaatcatcctctttgtctgattggctatctctctcaccacttatTAGATAATGTTaatgagcatactggtgcaaaaatggccgtcatcgcatcattcaggtggatgctacacattagtggtggttgaagtggctccccattgaCTTtggaaagcgctttgagtagtgagaaaggctctaaataaatgtaaagaattattattattaaaatagagtaccagaacaggcaggagaaaaagtaaCACTTTTATTATGTACTAGCCGTCCCGTGCAGCTCTGTCCAcaaagtagtgaaacaggacagtgagtagGGCCCTACCCGGCTCCTCACttctgacgtcacacttcccccttccctcggccaaTCAGAATCTGTCACggactatgattcttagcacgatgagagaagtcacaaaatcaactggaatattcaagcaaattatagaaaaagatacaatctaaatccgttaagtagttctctcatttgctagctaagtggatgtaagatacgccccgaagCTGGTGCATGAGTTaggagggccccgccccactcccctcggcccgctgcatgcctctcggattcatgcaaataaatcgttaccacaagcgaactatgatacatagcgcaatgagaaaagtcgcaaaatcagccggaatgttcaagcaaattctagaaataaacccaatctaaatccgttaagtagttctctcgtgaaaagtagaCAGAATACAGACAGACAGCACAATCTTGGAAATAATCAGTTCATCTTACATAAGCTATCAGGTGCCTTTCTAAAGTTGCATGTTGATTGGCCTCTGGTCCAGTGTGGTTCAGCATGGCCCTTAAATGGAGTGGAGTAAACAGATAGCATGGCCTGTCTGAATATGTCAGCCGAGAGTGAGAGAGTTTCTTTTCTACCCTGTCTTTAAAttcatcctgtttccctgatGTACCTCCCAGAGTAACGGGATAGGATAACTCCCTACTTCACTCCAGTCCATGTTTTCCTTCTGGAGGCTGAAACGGtgtcatacatttgatttatccCTTCCATTCCAGGCTATGCTGGACTTTCAGTTCAGCCTACCTGTATTCCCTCAGGTCAGCTGGCCAGAGTGTCTGAAATTTTTCTGTACAAGTTTTAACCTTTAGAAACTACAACAATTCACTTTCTAAAGTATTTGTAAGTGCATACTTTTATCATAATAGTATTACACCATCCTCATGACATATCCCTACTGTCCTTTTCCTGTCTCCCATGATGCATTTGAAACACATTTTAGCACTAAGCCTACTGTTTCACTTGGCAGATTGTCACACTGGACCCATAACAATTAAGAGAAAAGCCTGGATAGAGCAGTTCAGTGAATCTGCCCTCAAACCTGTGAAGAAGCGTCATTGTGTCTGAGATGCTGTAAAACGAGAGAGCACCAGAGGGGTAGTCCAAGTACACCCCAATTCTGGAGGAGCAGGGGGCAATTATTTCTGTTTCCTGTTTATCATGGCGAGCGGAGTAGCTGGAACCAGAGCAAAACAAGCCCCAGGAACTCTTATTGCCTCCCAGATGGCAGTCTTCATCTCCTCCTTTGCGCCCAATCGAATGGTAAGCTACTCCAATGACTGCACGATTCCCAACAGTCTCCACTTCCCAGTAGTAGCGACTCTTGTACAGACCCTCATTGCAGAGGACTTGTAACCAACGATCAAATCTGTCAGGGTGGTCGAAACTGGGACAAGGCTCTGTGCTGTGTGTGACTTTCCTGACATCTTCAGACAACCACAAGTATTCATTTGCTGTGCAAGGGTTCAAGGTGAGTTGACAGGCATCTACAAAAGGTAGAAATTCGGAGGGTTACACATTATTGGAGCAACTGGAAAGACAGAATTAGTTGGATGTATGGAGAGATGAAATGCTGTTAAttacacaataaaacatgaaTAGCCTCAGAAGATAAGGCCAgtcttgcaacagaaaataaatcagaattgcatgtttttttccaGATACTACACTGTGTTGGGCTTTATGAAATGATTTGTGTGcagataattaagaaaaaaaaagaaaatgtaaattgtaCAAGTAGGACATTGGGCCACCACTAGCCACCAGAACAGCTTCAGTATAGATTCGGCAAGAACCAGAACTGCACTGAGTGGACACCACACTATTCTTTCATGGTTTCTTCATCAACCGGTGCTTTCATGTGGTTGTCTGAGGTACCACTTTAGTATTTCCCATAattctccaattggaaaaagaactATTGAGTGAGATGGCCAGAACacagtatataatttatataattgacaTATTCCTAGTACTATTCTCTGAACACCTAATGTATGTTGCTATTCTCGCATGGGCAGATCTCACAACTACCAAGAAAAATGATTTCACACTAGGGTCAAAGTGATCGCTTAGAATTACTCTGTATTTACTGGAAAGTACTTTGTGAGAATCAGCAGACCTAACAAGTGTCCGTAAAATACACCCCacggtactgtatatacaccttTGAGTGTCAAAGAAATCAGCAATTAGAGAAGTacacttacattttaaaaactcttGCTGGCTTTTTGGAAATCTCAGGATGTAAACTGACTCTTCTCCTacagaacaaaaatgacaaaagcaaaatATGGGTCACTCTCTACATTGGAATCTTATACTTATTCTTGACTTCCCACACTTGCAAAGCAGTTTGGATAAACACCATAGAGTCTATAGGAAACTGAAATAAATGCTTATGATATAAGGACAAGGACATATCTTAACGAAagacctttaaatgaaaatgttaggTAGGTGTATCTAGGAAAGTGGACTCAAATATTGAAATCCCACCGCTGCCTCCATGAGTAACCCAAACTTTAATTGTACTTCATATGTACAATTGCTTCAGTTGCTTAGTATTTTTTGTTCACGTAATTTACACCTGGATGAGATTCCACGTGAGGTTTGTAAAAATTTTTGGTGAAGTTCTTTTTGCTTTGATTATGTTTTGGTACTTGGAACACTGtgttaatctccaaggggaaattgtcttttcacataaccTTTGctgggtcagagcacagggtcagccattgtacagcgccctggGAGCAATTATCATATTAACGGGCCTTGTACAAAGGCCCAAGGGAGTAGGATCCCTTAtgacagtaatgggatttgaaccagcaaccttccagataccagcgtagatccttagcctcatgGCCACCTTATGTTAATAGACGAATCAGTAAGAATATCTAACTTCACCCTTTGGTGGACTAGGGTTGTTTTCTGTCTTAAGCCCAAAGTCGCCAGGATAGACAAGAGCTTATTGTAACCAACTGGAGGAGGCAGTGTGTCTGTGATTAATGATAAGTGAAATAGAGGAGTTTCAGTTCACATACAGTTTCTTGAAAGATTTGCTTTCAATTCGATTTCACAATTGTAAAAAGTGAAACTCACTAATATGAGATTTCATGGGGAAATCAAGGGATATGGCTCACCACAGATTTGTTACCAAAGTCTCTTTTCTTGTCAGCCCTCTAGCACTGCCAATTACTCAACTCATTCACCCGGAGGGTTTCACCTTGAACCACTCATTTAGGATCAGAGGTAACACCATTGGTGTTCAGTTTCTCCAATTGCATGAGTCAAAGTTACCCAGGATCCTTTCGGGGCTCATTGGTGGCCACTTGTCCAGTCCAGTGGATGTGTGGTGATTGCAGGTAAGTGTCTGCCCACATCCCCCTTTCTGTGAAATGTGCCATAATGATTTGTGCCCTGCTTTTGTACATGGTGAAGGTTCAATATGACATGAAAATGTATGTGCTAATGGTGTTTATTTCGCTTCTGGCAAACCACagtttgttttgtgattttttcccCCTTCAAGTTCAATTTCACACAAATCATCTCCTCATCACTACCTTTGATGGTGGTGGGGGTTGGTTAAGGGTGTTTCACAGTGGATGAATCATCACCGTTGTAGCCCACTGCTCCAAAGACCGGTGCTTAGTAACTGCACAGGTCAAGTTGtgaatctgcacattctccctgtgttagCTTTAGGTCTATTCTGATGTACTCTGGACCTTCTCATTGTGTGTGTGAGGTTAATGGGTTGTGTATAAGAATGTGCCTCACAAAATGTCCTGGGATAGGTCTGCCTTGGATCCATAGGCTCTGGCTATGAAAGACATGGGCGGATCGATTTATTAGGACAGAacttaatacattaaataataagaTCAACAATGGCCTGCATGGTCTTGTGTATTTATCACACCTTTCTTGGTTGTTTTCAGTAGCTGACATTTCTTTACTGGTTCCATAGACTCCTTCAGAGAAGACAGCAACTCCTTCAGCTCcttaatagagatgtcattgcaAATAGTGAGGGACAGCAACTCTTCATCTCCAGGAGGGACAGGAGGGCATGGAAAATTCTACATCAGGAAAGCAGAAAGAATAGACTTATAACCAAATAACTGGGCCTTTACTGAGAGCCTTTTGCTGACACCCTCACCTGGAGGAAGTGGATTTGGTCCTCGACCCGTGCCAGCTCTGACAGCTCTGTGTCTCTCTTCTTCAGTTCTTCAATCTCCTTCTCCAGCTGCTCCTTGACGCCTTCCACCTTCTTCACTTCCCTCTCTGCCTGGTCTCTGATCAGCTCGCTCACTTTCTTACTGGCCTCTTCCATGGACTGGATGACCTCATGGAATGCTGCTTCACTgtcctgcatttctttttctgcGGAGACCTAAGTAAAATAAGAGATCAAAATTAAACCAATTCAGTTTTAAAGCAAGAAGATGTCTATTCTTTTTAAGTGCattcacatctctctctctatatatatataaaatccaatgtatgtatgtctgtctgtctatctgtctgtccgcttttcatgagagaactacttaacggatttagatcagatttttctctacaatttgcttgaacattctggttgattttgcgacttcttttatcg encodes:
- the LOC114662328 gene encoding E3 ubiquitin-protein ligase TRIM16-like isoform X1 → MAEARLSMLQEMFNCSMCQGILQDPVSTPCGHNFCTNCINKHWDQSDQAEGYKCPQCNEVFSSRPVLSRNAMLAEVMGKLKQMEVSLPPEESCAGPGDLECDVCTDKKQKAVKYCLTCQAFFCETHIQPHRNSEAFKKHKLDDPVARLPQELCLRHQKPIEFFCRTDRLSLCYSCVLTEHKSHDTATLEMEQVEKQAQLKTAQTEIQQRVQEREKKLEEVLKAADLIKVSAEKEMQDSEAAFHEVIQSMEEASKKVSELIRDQAEREVKKVEGVKEQLEKEIEELKKRDTELSELARVEDQIHFLQNFPCPPVPPGDEELLSLTICNDISIKELKELLSSLKESMEPVKKCQLLKTTKKGEESVYILRFPKSQQEFLKYACQLTLNPCTANEYLWLSEDVRKVTHSTEPCPSFDHPDRFDRWLQVLCNEGLYKSRYYWEVETVGNRAVIGVAYHSIGRKGGDEDCHLGGNKSSWGLFCSGSSYSARHDKQETEIIAPCSSRIGVYLDYPSGALSFYSISDTMTLLHRFEGRFTELLYPGFSLNCYGSSVTICQVKQ
- the LOC114662328 gene encoding E3 ubiquitin-protein ligase TRIM16-like isoform X2, producing the protein MAEARLSMLQEMFNCSMCQGILQDPVSTPCGHNFCTNCINKHWDQSDQAEGYKCPQCNEVFSSRPVLSRNAMLAEVMGKLKQMEVSLPPEESCAGPGDLECDVCTDKKQKAVKYCLTCQAFFCETHIQPHRNSEAFKKHKLDDPVARLPQELCLRHQKPIEFFCRTDRLSLCYSCVLTEHKSHDTATLEMEQVEKQAQLKTAQTEIQQRVQEREKKLEEVLKAADLIKVSAEKEMQDSEAAFHEVIQSMEEASKKVSELIRDQAEREVKKVEGVKEQLEKEIEELKKRDTELSELARVEDQIHFLQNFPCPPVPPGDEELLSLTICNDISIKELKELLSSLKESMEPVKKCQLLKTTKKEESVYILRFPKSQQEFLKYACQLTLNPCTANEYLWLSEDVRKVTHSTEPCPSFDHPDRFDRWLQVLCNEGLYKSRYYWEVETVGNRAVIGVAYHSIGRKGGDEDCHLGGNKSSWGLFCSGSSYSARHDKQETEIIAPCSSRIGVYLDYPSGALSFYSISDTMTLLHRFEGRFTELLYPGFSLNCYGSSVTICQVKQ